In a genomic window of Narcine bancroftii isolate sNarBan1 chromosome 7, sNarBan1.hap1, whole genome shotgun sequence:
- the LOC138739179 gene encoding uncharacterized protein, which translates to MAAQLSAKTFDQVIREINQELGKRNTSNVALEKQKILRKCVDRGRKMGWLPGSNEMFLTGEGNKILKRRVLDKMEETKQDIERKIINRESAQKKMRDKEMQYRNVLAIFEEFGLPDNPPIMAPVEIACRPPPYAYVESQGTPDTPDGIQESRPLYPDIETLGHDRNIGNRDTSDKVQAPLLKIEGGVIDVETPAGSKKIEKDLETQKRNMKKVQDNTENLNKDVNVLGQTSKEQKELMVGVLKEMEKITTTLSAELQAGGIVIGIKDEKCSTDEETRYDPPWEKSSIKELRREKSRHARLDIVRTKEKDVKPLDYDRKN; encoded by the coding sequence atggctgcacaattgtctgctaagacctttgaccaagttattagggaaattaatcaggagttagggaagcgaaataccagtaatgtggcattggagaaacaaaaaattctccgaaaatgtgtagatcgggGGAGGAAGATGGGATGGTTACCCGGGAGcaatgagatgttcctgacaggtgagggaaacaaaattttaaaacgtagagtcttagataagatggaagaaacaaaacaggacatagaaaggaaaatcattaatcgagagtctgcacaaaaaaagatgagagacaaggagatgcagtaccgcaatgtcctagctatattcgaagaatttggtctccctgataacccacctattatggctcctgtagaaatagcttgtagacccccgccctatgcatatgtggagtcacaaggtacccctgacaccccagatgggatccaggagtcacgtcccttatatccagatattgaaacactgggacatgacaggaacatcgggaatagggacacgtcagacaaggtacaggcccctttactaaaaatagaagggggagtaatagatgtcgagacccccgcgggatccaagaaaatagaaaaagacttagagacacagaaaaggaatatgaaaaaggttcaggataacactgaaaacttaaacaaagatgtgaatgtgctggggcagaccagcaaggaacaaaaagaattaatggtaggtgtattgaaagaaatggaaaagataactacaacattgTCAGCAGAACTCCAAGCTGGAGGAATAGTAATAGGAATAAAGGACgagaagtgtagtacagatgaggaaacgagatatgaCCCACCATGGGAGAAAAGTAGCATAAAAGAACTCAGGAGggagaagagtagacatgcccgcctggacatagttaggacgaaaGAGAAAGACGTGAAGCCACTAGACTATGACCGAAAAAATTAG